One Euphorbia lathyris chromosome 1, ddEupLath1.1, whole genome shotgun sequence DNA segment encodes these proteins:
- the LOC136222423 gene encoding uncharacterized protein isoform X2, with protein sequence MGMMNVALDDKGLDVARGDASRNVELRTKRVEKKPKPRRKRKRNRNRNHIVDELAPREDNDDVPESGRHRSQKETEAPDSFLGNGVVSCGDDAVEGGGAIVQSCNVGSERTREQKKHIELNNAKSMENRDQSLEVSPKSEPEAKKRRKIKHSTISQKSPVDKQHTRYASEAVNQETAAAVPSIWVKNVGVEHVGTFSNSSNLGKKPAAISPKDNLEIGTRNEEADNVEGGHEASEAAEKNSCLEVQASDTTGKENKVSGHENENDGAEEHQNHVFGQNDLHLKAKEAIVGSKLLEASETVDPPKLSKKKKSKKTKDLVSVTPPISATEHVKGFTSSISPSKPQKIAKADHLSDTFSKEEMLVDEEVTRKNGANDIVKAKKRKQKKKPDADSDVEKELDTVSDNVIQNVVKSVKEMGKDWITLECGKDTAAENDRCIQPAQVRAQKLESNSKKRCPEAVVSGSPSRSGSANEVADSCERNGVEFNDYFVPRKQDVETEGSSEMLVDEEVAKTNGANGMVKAKKKKHDAHSDGPPSDLKTPLMSNSNHVPEEALRSNDAPPNKEPSEVSDRGEKPLVRSKSQKVYAVPEEALGSNDFSRSKSKKAESNRESSKKLSLGGVSGSIFKDDSAAEASSNEDKNSNVSTRTPSVVPLSSGYSDGERNADYDSSQNGTSSRKREEGKPICSGMILNKIQRSSRHSMKLIEHSPVVVEGKNMQATSSLLTNGANLMVKAKKRKKTEKKHDAYSMFEYDGAAGCSNEDNNSLEEKKNAAVVDIDNEDPNDDLCWICGDGGELICCDTCPSAFHLTCLGIKTFPSGCWNCIYCLCKYCHKISPNHTCSFCHQKYHPSCVSNPSLAFCGDKCEELHRKLHELIGVKHELGGGFTWSFIRNDGTVLSPNSSKLAVAVQIMEECFLPMFDDKTEVNLIHNIVYNHGSNVHRLNYSSFFTAILEKGGEMISVASVRIHGNELAEMPFIGTREEYRGVGMCRLLLTAIETGLCSLNVKKLAIPAVSKVKQTWISAFGFKHFQGPAKRLLRRFNMVVCPGSLMLYKPLAVSGSQI encoded by the exons ATGGGTATGATGAATGTTGCTTTGGATGATAAGGGTTTAGATGTTGCTAGAGGAGATGCTTCAAGGAATGTCGAGTTACGGACTAAACGTGTAGAGAAAAAGCCTAAGCCTAGAAGGAAACGGAAACGGAACCGGAACCGGAACCATATTGTTGATGAACTTGCTCCAAGAGAAGACAATGATGATGTGCCTGAATCTGGTAGGCATAGATCACAGAAGGAGACTGAGGCACCAGACAGTTTTCTGGGAAATGGAGTAGTGTCGTGTGGTGATGATGCTGTTGAGGGAGGAGGCGCCATTGTGCAAAGTTGTAATGTTGGGAGTGAGAGGACTAGAGAGCAAAAAAAGCATATTGAACTCAATAATGCTAAATCAATGGAGAACAGGGATCAATCTTTGGAAGTCAGTCCAAAATCAGAACCTGAAGCGAAGAAAAGGCGTAAAATCAAACATTCAACAATCTCTCAGAAATCTCCAGTTGACAAACAACATACAAGATATGCTTCAGAGGCTGTTAATCAAGAAACTGCTGCTGCAGTTCCTTCAATTTGGGTGAAAAATGTTGGAGTTGAGCATGTTGGGACGTTTAGTAACTCATCCAATTTGGGTAAAAAACCTGCTGCAATCTCTCCAAAAGATAATCTAG AAATTGGTACGAGGAATGAAGAGGCTGATAATGTGGAAGGTGGTCATGAAGCATCTGAAGCAGCAGAGAAGAATTCTTGTCTTGAGGTCCAAGCATCTGATACGACTGGGAAAGAGAACAAAGTTTCCGGACACGAAAATGAGAATGATGGAGCAGAAGAACACCAAAATCATGTTTTTGGTCAGAATGATTTACACTTAAAAGCTAAAGAAGCGATTGTTGGTTCAAAATTGCTTGAAGCTAGTGAAACTGTGGATCCTCCAAAATTGTCCAAGAAAAAGAAGTCGAAGAAAACAAAGGATTTAGTGAGTGTAACACCGCCCATTTCTGCTACCGAACATGTGAAAGGCTTTACAAGCAGCATATCTCCTAGCAAACCTCAGAAAATTGCCAAGGCGGATCACCTCAGTGATACTTTTAGTAAAGAGGAGATGCTTGTTGATGAAGAAGTGACTAGAAAAAATGGTGCTAATGATATAGTGAAAGCTAAGAAGAGGAAGCAAAAGAAGAAGCCTGATGCAGATTCTGATGTAGAGAAAGAGTTGGATACGGTGAGTGATAATGTGATTCAGAATGTGGTGAAATCAGTCAAGGAGATGGGAAAAGATTGGATCACTTTGGAGTGTGGAAAGGATACCGCAGCTGAAAATGATCGATGCATTCAACCTGCTCAAGTTCGAGCACAAAAACTGGAAAGTAACAGTAAGAAGAGGTGCCCTGAAGCTGTTGTCAGTGGTAGCCCCTCTAGAAGTGGCAGTGCAAATGAAGTTGCTGATTCCTGCGAAAGAAACGGGGTCGAGTTCAATGATTATTTTGTGCCTAGAAAGCAAGATGTTGAAACTGAAGGTTCCAGTGAGATGCTTGTTGATGAAGAAGTGGCTAAAACAAATGGTGCTAACGGTATGGTGaaagcaaagaaaaagaagCATGATGCACATTCTGATGGTCCTCCATCCGACTTAAAAACTCCGCTGATGTCAAATAGCAATCATGTTCCTGAAGAAGCTCTGAGATCTAATGATGCTCCTCCAAACAAAGAGCCTTCAGAAGTTTCTGATAGAGGGGAAAAACCTCTGGTGCGTAGCAAGTCTCAGAAAGTTTATGCTGTTCCTGAAGAAGCTCTGGGATCTAATGATTTCAGTCGTTCAAAGAGTAAAAAGGCTGAATCGAATCGGGAAAGCTCTAAAAAGTTAAGTTTAGGAGGAGTATCAGGTTCAATATTCAAGGATGATAGCGCTGCTGAGGCTTCTTCTAATGAAGATAAGAATTCAAATGTCAGCACCAGAACTCCATCAGTTGTTCCATTGTCTTCTGGCTATTCGGATGGAGAACGCAATGCAGATTATGACTCATCACAAAATG GAACTAGCAGCCGGAAAAGAGAGGAAGGGAAACCAAT TTGTTCCGGCATGATTCTGAATAAAATTCAAAGAAGTTCAAGACATTCTAT GAAACTAATTGAGCATTCTCCGGTTGTTGTCGAAGGCAAAAATATGCAAGCAACTTCTA GTTTGTTGACAAATGGTGCTAATCTtatggtgaaagctaagaagaggaagaagacggAGAAGAAGCATGATGCATATTCCATGTTCGAGTATGATGGCGCTGCGGGATGTTCTAATGAAGATAATAATTCattagaagaaaagaaaaacgcaGCAGTAGTAGATATTGACAACGAAGACCCGAATGATGATTTGTGTTGGATTTGCGGAGATGGTGGAGAGCTTATCTGTTGCGATACTTGTCCTTCAGCCTTCCATCTCACCTGCCTCGGGATTAAAACATTCCCTTCCGGCTGTTGGAACTGCATTTATTGTTTATGCAAATATTGTCACAAAATTTCTCCTAACCATACTTGTTCTTTTTGCCACCAGAAATATCACCCGTCCTGTGTTAGTAATCCATCCTTAGCTTTCTGTGGCGACAAATGTGAAGAGCTACACCGCAAACTGCACGAACTTATAGGAGTCAAACACGAACTCGGAGGAGGGTTTACTTGGAGTTTCATTCGCAACGACGGAACTGTGTTATCTCCCAACAGTTCAAAATTGGCTGTGGCAGTACAGATAATGGAAGAGTGTTTTCTGCCGATGTTTGACGATAAAACTGAAGTCAATCTGATTCATAATATCGTCTACAATCACGGCTCCAACGTGCATCGACTCAACTACTCAAGTTTCTTCACTGCAATTCTAGAAAAGGGAGGTGAAATGATATCAGTAGCATCAGTAAGAATACATGGGAATGAATTAGCAGAGATGCCTTTTATAGGGACACGTGAGGAGTATCGCGGGGTAGGAATGTGTCGGCTACTTCTAACCGCAATTGAAACCGGTCTATGCTCTTTAAATGTCAAGAAATTGGCGATTCCTGCTGTATCTAAGGTTAAACAAACTTGGATTTCTGCATTCGGTTTCAAGCATTTTCAAGGTCCCGCCAAGAGATTACTGAGAAGATTTAACATGGTTGTGTGTCCTGGGTCTCTTATGTTGTACAAACCTTTGGCTGTTTCAGGAAGTCAAATCTGA
- the LOC136222423 gene encoding uncharacterized protein isoform X4 yields MGMMNVALDDKGLDVARGDASRNVELRTKRVEKKPKPRRKRKRNRNRNHIVDELAPREDNDDVPESGRHRSQKETEAPDSFLGNGVVSCGDDAVEGGGAIVQSCNVGSERTREQKKHIELNNAKSMENRDQSLEVSPKSEPEAKKRRKIKHSTISQKSPVDKQHTRYASEAVNQETAAAVPSIWVKNVGVEHVGTFSNSSNLGKKPAAISPKDNLEIGTRNEEADNVEGGHEASEAAEKNSCLEVQASDTTGKENKVSGHENENDGAEEHQNHVFGQNDLHLKAKEAIVGSKLLEASETVDPPKLSKKKKSKKTKDLVSVTPPISATEHVKGFTSSISPSKPQKIAKADHLSDTFSKEEMLVDEEVTRKNGANDIVKAKKRKQKKKPDADSDVEKELDTVSDNVIQNVVKSVKEMGKDWITLECGKDTAAENDRCIQPAQVRAQKLESNSKKRCPEAVVSGSPSRSGSANEVADSCERNGVEFNDYFVPRKQDVETEGSSEMLVDEEVAKTNGANGMVKAKKKKHDAHSDGPPSDLKTPLMSNSNHVPEEALRSNDAPPNKEPSEVSDRGEKPLVRSKSQKVYAVPEEALGSNDFSRSKSKKAESNRESSKKLSLGGVSGSIFKDDSAAEASSNEDKNSNVSTRTPSVVPLSSGYSDGERNADYDSSQNGTSSRKREEGKPMKLIEHSPVVVEGKNMQATSSLLTNGANLMVKAKKRKKTEKKHDAYSMFEYDGAAGCSNEDNNSLEEKKNAAVVDIDNEDPNDDLCWICGDGGELICCDTCPSAFHLTCLGIKTFPSGCWNCIYCLCKYCHKISPNHTCSFCHQKYHPSCVSNPSLAFCGDKCEELHRKLHELIGVKHELGGGFTWSFIRNDGTVLSPNSSKLAVAVQIMEECFLPMFDDKTEVNLIHNIVYNHGSNVHRLNYSSFFTAILEKGGEMISVASVRIHGNELAEMPFIGTREEYRGVGMCRLLLTAIETGLCSLNVKKLAIPAVSKVKQTWISAFGFKHFQGPAKRLLRRFNMVVCPGSLMLYKPLAVSGSQI; encoded by the exons ATGGGTATGATGAATGTTGCTTTGGATGATAAGGGTTTAGATGTTGCTAGAGGAGATGCTTCAAGGAATGTCGAGTTACGGACTAAACGTGTAGAGAAAAAGCCTAAGCCTAGAAGGAAACGGAAACGGAACCGGAACCGGAACCATATTGTTGATGAACTTGCTCCAAGAGAAGACAATGATGATGTGCCTGAATCTGGTAGGCATAGATCACAGAAGGAGACTGAGGCACCAGACAGTTTTCTGGGAAATGGAGTAGTGTCGTGTGGTGATGATGCTGTTGAGGGAGGAGGCGCCATTGTGCAAAGTTGTAATGTTGGGAGTGAGAGGACTAGAGAGCAAAAAAAGCATATTGAACTCAATAATGCTAAATCAATGGAGAACAGGGATCAATCTTTGGAAGTCAGTCCAAAATCAGAACCTGAAGCGAAGAAAAGGCGTAAAATCAAACATTCAACAATCTCTCAGAAATCTCCAGTTGACAAACAACATACAAGATATGCTTCAGAGGCTGTTAATCAAGAAACTGCTGCTGCAGTTCCTTCAATTTGGGTGAAAAATGTTGGAGTTGAGCATGTTGGGACGTTTAGTAACTCATCCAATTTGGGTAAAAAACCTGCTGCAATCTCTCCAAAAGATAATCTAG AAATTGGTACGAGGAATGAAGAGGCTGATAATGTGGAAGGTGGTCATGAAGCATCTGAAGCAGCAGAGAAGAATTCTTGTCTTGAGGTCCAAGCATCTGATACGACTGGGAAAGAGAACAAAGTTTCCGGACACGAAAATGAGAATGATGGAGCAGAAGAACACCAAAATCATGTTTTTGGTCAGAATGATTTACACTTAAAAGCTAAAGAAGCGATTGTTGGTTCAAAATTGCTTGAAGCTAGTGAAACTGTGGATCCTCCAAAATTGTCCAAGAAAAAGAAGTCGAAGAAAACAAAGGATTTAGTGAGTGTAACACCGCCCATTTCTGCTACCGAACATGTGAAAGGCTTTACAAGCAGCATATCTCCTAGCAAACCTCAGAAAATTGCCAAGGCGGATCACCTCAGTGATACTTTTAGTAAAGAGGAGATGCTTGTTGATGAAGAAGTGACTAGAAAAAATGGTGCTAATGATATAGTGAAAGCTAAGAAGAGGAAGCAAAAGAAGAAGCCTGATGCAGATTCTGATGTAGAGAAAGAGTTGGATACGGTGAGTGATAATGTGATTCAGAATGTGGTGAAATCAGTCAAGGAGATGGGAAAAGATTGGATCACTTTGGAGTGTGGAAAGGATACCGCAGCTGAAAATGATCGATGCATTCAACCTGCTCAAGTTCGAGCACAAAAACTGGAAAGTAACAGTAAGAAGAGGTGCCCTGAAGCTGTTGTCAGTGGTAGCCCCTCTAGAAGTGGCAGTGCAAATGAAGTTGCTGATTCCTGCGAAAGAAACGGGGTCGAGTTCAATGATTATTTTGTGCCTAGAAAGCAAGATGTTGAAACTGAAGGTTCCAGTGAGATGCTTGTTGATGAAGAAGTGGCTAAAACAAATGGTGCTAACGGTATGGTGaaagcaaagaaaaagaagCATGATGCACATTCTGATGGTCCTCCATCCGACTTAAAAACTCCGCTGATGTCAAATAGCAATCATGTTCCTGAAGAAGCTCTGAGATCTAATGATGCTCCTCCAAACAAAGAGCCTTCAGAAGTTTCTGATAGAGGGGAAAAACCTCTGGTGCGTAGCAAGTCTCAGAAAGTTTATGCTGTTCCTGAAGAAGCTCTGGGATCTAATGATTTCAGTCGTTCAAAGAGTAAAAAGGCTGAATCGAATCGGGAAAGCTCTAAAAAGTTAAGTTTAGGAGGAGTATCAGGTTCAATATTCAAGGATGATAGCGCTGCTGAGGCTTCTTCTAATGAAGATAAGAATTCAAATGTCAGCACCAGAACTCCATCAGTTGTTCCATTGTCTTCTGGCTATTCGGATGGAGAACGCAATGCAGATTATGACTCATCACAAAATG GAACTAGCAGCCGGAAAAGAGAGGAAGGGAAACCAAT GAAACTAATTGAGCATTCTCCGGTTGTTGTCGAAGGCAAAAATATGCAAGCAACTTCTA GTTTGTTGACAAATGGTGCTAATCTtatggtgaaagctaagaagaggaagaagacggAGAAGAAGCATGATGCATATTCCATGTTCGAGTATGATGGCGCTGCGGGATGTTCTAATGAAGATAATAATTCattagaagaaaagaaaaacgcaGCAGTAGTAGATATTGACAACGAAGACCCGAATGATGATTTGTGTTGGATTTGCGGAGATGGTGGAGAGCTTATCTGTTGCGATACTTGTCCTTCAGCCTTCCATCTCACCTGCCTCGGGATTAAAACATTCCCTTCCGGCTGTTGGAACTGCATTTATTGTTTATGCAAATATTGTCACAAAATTTCTCCTAACCATACTTGTTCTTTTTGCCACCAGAAATATCACCCGTCCTGTGTTAGTAATCCATCCTTAGCTTTCTGTGGCGACAAATGTGAAGAGCTACACCGCAAACTGCACGAACTTATAGGAGTCAAACACGAACTCGGAGGAGGGTTTACTTGGAGTTTCATTCGCAACGACGGAACTGTGTTATCTCCCAACAGTTCAAAATTGGCTGTGGCAGTACAGATAATGGAAGAGTGTTTTCTGCCGATGTTTGACGATAAAACTGAAGTCAATCTGATTCATAATATCGTCTACAATCACGGCTCCAACGTGCATCGACTCAACTACTCAAGTTTCTTCACTGCAATTCTAGAAAAGGGAGGTGAAATGATATCAGTAGCATCAGTAAGAATACATGGGAATGAATTAGCAGAGATGCCTTTTATAGGGACACGTGAGGAGTATCGCGGGGTAGGAATGTGTCGGCTACTTCTAACCGCAATTGAAACCGGTCTATGCTCTTTAAATGTCAAGAAATTGGCGATTCCTGCTGTATCTAAGGTTAAACAAACTTGGATTTCTGCATTCGGTTTCAAGCATTTTCAAGGTCCCGCCAAGAGATTACTGAGAAGATTTAACATGGTTGTGTGTCCTGGGTCTCTTATGTTGTACAAACCTTTGGCTGTTTCAGGAAGTCAAATCTGA
- the LOC136222423 gene encoding uncharacterized protein isoform X1, with protein MGMMNVALDDKGLDVARGDASRNVELRTKRVEKKPKPRRKRKRNRNRNHIVDELAPREDNDDVPESGRHRSQKETEAPDSFLGNGVVSCGDDAVEGGGAIVQSCNVGSERTREQKKHIELNNAKSMENRDQSLEVSPKSEPEAKKRRKIKHSTISQKSPVDKQHTRYASEAVNQETAAAVPSIWVKNVGVEHVGTFSNSSNLGKKPAAISPKDNLEIGTRNEEADNVEGGHEASEAAEKNSCLEVQASDTTGKENKVSGHENENDGAEEHQNHVFGQNDLHLKAKEAIVGSKLLEASETVDPPKLSKKKKSKKTKDLVSVTPPISATEHVKGFTSSISPSKPQKIAKADHLSDTFSKEEMLVDEEVTRKNGANDIVKAKKRKQKKKPDADSDVEKELDTVSDNVIQNVVKSVKEMGKDWITLECGKDTAAENDRCIQPAQVRAQKLESNSKKRCPEAVVSGSPSRSGSANEVADSCERNGVEFNDYFVPRKQDVETEGSSEMLVDEEVAKTNGANGMVKAKKKKHDAHSDGPPSDLKTPLMSNSNHVPEEALRSNDAPPNKEPSEVSDRGEKPLVRSKSQKVYAVPEEALGSNDFSRSKSKKAESNRESSKKLSLGGVSGSIFKDDSAAEASSNEDKNSNVSTRTPSVVPLSSGYSDGERNADYDSSQNGTSSRKREEGKPICSGMILNKIQRSSRHSMKLIEHSPVVVEGKNMQATSILSGLLTNGANLMVKAKKRKKTEKKHDAYSMFEYDGAAGCSNEDNNSLEEKKNAAVVDIDNEDPNDDLCWICGDGGELICCDTCPSAFHLTCLGIKTFPSGCWNCIYCLCKYCHKISPNHTCSFCHQKYHPSCVSNPSLAFCGDKCEELHRKLHELIGVKHELGGGFTWSFIRNDGTVLSPNSSKLAVAVQIMEECFLPMFDDKTEVNLIHNIVYNHGSNVHRLNYSSFFTAILEKGGEMISVASVRIHGNELAEMPFIGTREEYRGVGMCRLLLTAIETGLCSLNVKKLAIPAVSKVKQTWISAFGFKHFQGPAKRLLRRFNMVVCPGSLMLYKPLAVSGSQI; from the exons ATGGGTATGATGAATGTTGCTTTGGATGATAAGGGTTTAGATGTTGCTAGAGGAGATGCTTCAAGGAATGTCGAGTTACGGACTAAACGTGTAGAGAAAAAGCCTAAGCCTAGAAGGAAACGGAAACGGAACCGGAACCGGAACCATATTGTTGATGAACTTGCTCCAAGAGAAGACAATGATGATGTGCCTGAATCTGGTAGGCATAGATCACAGAAGGAGACTGAGGCACCAGACAGTTTTCTGGGAAATGGAGTAGTGTCGTGTGGTGATGATGCTGTTGAGGGAGGAGGCGCCATTGTGCAAAGTTGTAATGTTGGGAGTGAGAGGACTAGAGAGCAAAAAAAGCATATTGAACTCAATAATGCTAAATCAATGGAGAACAGGGATCAATCTTTGGAAGTCAGTCCAAAATCAGAACCTGAAGCGAAGAAAAGGCGTAAAATCAAACATTCAACAATCTCTCAGAAATCTCCAGTTGACAAACAACATACAAGATATGCTTCAGAGGCTGTTAATCAAGAAACTGCTGCTGCAGTTCCTTCAATTTGGGTGAAAAATGTTGGAGTTGAGCATGTTGGGACGTTTAGTAACTCATCCAATTTGGGTAAAAAACCTGCTGCAATCTCTCCAAAAGATAATCTAG AAATTGGTACGAGGAATGAAGAGGCTGATAATGTGGAAGGTGGTCATGAAGCATCTGAAGCAGCAGAGAAGAATTCTTGTCTTGAGGTCCAAGCATCTGATACGACTGGGAAAGAGAACAAAGTTTCCGGACACGAAAATGAGAATGATGGAGCAGAAGAACACCAAAATCATGTTTTTGGTCAGAATGATTTACACTTAAAAGCTAAAGAAGCGATTGTTGGTTCAAAATTGCTTGAAGCTAGTGAAACTGTGGATCCTCCAAAATTGTCCAAGAAAAAGAAGTCGAAGAAAACAAAGGATTTAGTGAGTGTAACACCGCCCATTTCTGCTACCGAACATGTGAAAGGCTTTACAAGCAGCATATCTCCTAGCAAACCTCAGAAAATTGCCAAGGCGGATCACCTCAGTGATACTTTTAGTAAAGAGGAGATGCTTGTTGATGAAGAAGTGACTAGAAAAAATGGTGCTAATGATATAGTGAAAGCTAAGAAGAGGAAGCAAAAGAAGAAGCCTGATGCAGATTCTGATGTAGAGAAAGAGTTGGATACGGTGAGTGATAATGTGATTCAGAATGTGGTGAAATCAGTCAAGGAGATGGGAAAAGATTGGATCACTTTGGAGTGTGGAAAGGATACCGCAGCTGAAAATGATCGATGCATTCAACCTGCTCAAGTTCGAGCACAAAAACTGGAAAGTAACAGTAAGAAGAGGTGCCCTGAAGCTGTTGTCAGTGGTAGCCCCTCTAGAAGTGGCAGTGCAAATGAAGTTGCTGATTCCTGCGAAAGAAACGGGGTCGAGTTCAATGATTATTTTGTGCCTAGAAAGCAAGATGTTGAAACTGAAGGTTCCAGTGAGATGCTTGTTGATGAAGAAGTGGCTAAAACAAATGGTGCTAACGGTATGGTGaaagcaaagaaaaagaagCATGATGCACATTCTGATGGTCCTCCATCCGACTTAAAAACTCCGCTGATGTCAAATAGCAATCATGTTCCTGAAGAAGCTCTGAGATCTAATGATGCTCCTCCAAACAAAGAGCCTTCAGAAGTTTCTGATAGAGGGGAAAAACCTCTGGTGCGTAGCAAGTCTCAGAAAGTTTATGCTGTTCCTGAAGAAGCTCTGGGATCTAATGATTTCAGTCGTTCAAAGAGTAAAAAGGCTGAATCGAATCGGGAAAGCTCTAAAAAGTTAAGTTTAGGAGGAGTATCAGGTTCAATATTCAAGGATGATAGCGCTGCTGAGGCTTCTTCTAATGAAGATAAGAATTCAAATGTCAGCACCAGAACTCCATCAGTTGTTCCATTGTCTTCTGGCTATTCGGATGGAGAACGCAATGCAGATTATGACTCATCACAAAATG GAACTAGCAGCCGGAAAAGAGAGGAAGGGAAACCAAT TTGTTCCGGCATGATTCTGAATAAAATTCAAAGAAGTTCAAGACATTCTAT GAAACTAATTGAGCATTCTCCGGTTGTTGTCGAAGGCAAAAATATGCAAGCAACTTCTA TATTGTCAGGTTTGTTGACAAATGGTGCTAATCTtatggtgaaagctaagaagaggaagaagacggAGAAGAAGCATGATGCATATTCCATGTTCGAGTATGATGGCGCTGCGGGATGTTCTAATGAAGATAATAATTCattagaagaaaagaaaaacgcaGCAGTAGTAGATATTGACAACGAAGACCCGAATGATGATTTGTGTTGGATTTGCGGAGATGGTGGAGAGCTTATCTGTTGCGATACTTGTCCTTCAGCCTTCCATCTCACCTGCCTCGGGATTAAAACATTCCCTTCCGGCTGTTGGAACTGCATTTATTGTTTATGCAAATATTGTCACAAAATTTCTCCTAACCATACTTGTTCTTTTTGCCACCAGAAATATCACCCGTCCTGTGTTAGTAATCCATCCTTAGCTTTCTGTGGCGACAAATGTGAAGAGCTACACCGCAAACTGCACGAACTTATAGGAGTCAAACACGAACTCGGAGGAGGGTTTACTTGGAGTTTCATTCGCAACGACGGAACTGTGTTATCTCCCAACAGTTCAAAATTGGCTGTGGCAGTACAGATAATGGAAGAGTGTTTTCTGCCGATGTTTGACGATAAAACTGAAGTCAATCTGATTCATAATATCGTCTACAATCACGGCTCCAACGTGCATCGACTCAACTACTCAAGTTTCTTCACTGCAATTCTAGAAAAGGGAGGTGAAATGATATCAGTAGCATCAGTAAGAATACATGGGAATGAATTAGCAGAGATGCCTTTTATAGGGACACGTGAGGAGTATCGCGGGGTAGGAATGTGTCGGCTACTTCTAACCGCAATTGAAACCGGTCTATGCTCTTTAAATGTCAAGAAATTGGCGATTCCTGCTGTATCTAAGGTTAAACAAACTTGGATTTCTGCATTCGGTTTCAAGCATTTTCAAGGTCCCGCCAAGAGATTACTGAGAAGATTTAACATGGTTGTGTGTCCTGGGTCTCTTATGTTGTACAAACCTTTGGCTGTTTCAGGAAGTCAAATCTGA